Below is a window of Salvelinus sp. IW2-2015 linkage group LG11, ASM291031v2, whole genome shotgun sequence DNA.
ccacatgcacatttgtggcctgctggaggtcattttgcaggactctggcagtgcaccttcttgcacaaggcggaggtagcggtcctgctgctgggttgttgccctcctacggcctcctccacgctctcctgatgtactggcctgtctcctggtagcgcctccatgctctggacactacgctgacagacacagcaaacctttttgccacagctcgcattgatgtgccatcctggatgaactgcactacctgagccacttgtgtgggttgtagactccgtctcatgctaccactagagtgagagcaccgccagcattcaaaagtgaccaaaacatcagccaggaagcataggaactgagaagttgtctgtggtcaccacctgcagaatcactcctttttgggggtgtcttgctaattgcctataatttccaccttttgtctattccatttgcacaacagatgtgaaatattgtcaatcagtgttgcttcctaagtggacagtttgatttcaagaagtgtgattgacttggagttacattgtgttgtttaagtgttccctttatttttttgagcagtgtttattatatataatattatatatatataaataaaataaaaaaagtttgatCGTCTTTATCGCGCTACTCCTGATGCGTTAGAACCGTTCAAGCCTCGGATCACATGGATTACTAGTTGTTGCAAGCTTTTGTCCAACCAACCAATGATTGTGTCAGATGGGCGAATGCACGTTCAAGCCTAGATGCAACAGCTAAGAtcatctctttctatctccttCAGTTCTTTACACTGAAATAATTTCTCTCTTTGTGCTGCGTTCCCTTTTATTTTCAGTCCTTTTGGTGAACTAATAatgaactttttgacattttagtTAAAGGGAGGTTGCGtgagtttgttttattgtttgaaCTGTTGATTTTGTGTGGGACTATTGACGTTTAAGCCAATAAGCTTTTTGGACATTATAAGGCCTTCTGTTTTGTCTatgaacacattcacacacacacacacacacattcataccccCCTCACTCCTCCACTGGGTGGTAATACAGTATATTGCAAATTCTCTAAGGTTTATGACTGGGTTCGTTCTTGTCAATTGTTTCTATTTAGTTGCAATTGAATTGCTCTGTCATTATTCTTGTATGAGGTTTTATTGATCTGGTTACCCCTGTGCTGTAGCTTGTTTTTAGATGTGTTTTTGCCAGATATAATTTCTggccaacaggctacactctaggcaatctcttctgctgatgtgtgtSTGTGTCTGGTAGTGGTACTATCTTTACCCCTCTAACAATACCGCTATAGAACTGGCACCCGAACAGGGACCCCTGGAGAAAAGCACCTATAGTTGTATAATACAGAATACTACCGTGGGAGCTCATAGTCTCCTGTTGACATCAGTGCATAAAGGCCAAGTTATACATTTATTTCTCTAGTTGAGGAAATCAGCTGGGCCTTTTGACTTGTgacctattttatttatttcacctttatttaaccaggtaggccagttgagaacaagttctcatttacaactgcaacctggccgagataaagcaaagcagtgtgacacaaacaacacagatttacacatgagataaacaaacgtacagtcaataacacaatagagggcctcccgggtggggCAGTACTGgagcgcagtgctagctgtgtcaccagagattctgggttcgggcccagccggccgcgaccgggaggtccatggggcgacgcacaattggcccagcgtcgtccgagttagggagggtttggcctggcagggatatccttgtctcatcgcgcactagcgactcctgtgtcgggccaggtcgccaggtgtacggtgtttcctccgacacattggtgcggctggctcccgggtaggatgtgcattgtgtcaagaagcagtgcgactaggttgggttgtgtttcgggggacgcatggctctcgaccttcacctctcccgagtccgtacgggagtttcagcgatgagacaagactgtaactactaccaattggataccacgaaatttgggagagaaaaataaataaaatataacacaatagaatagctgtatagtgtgtgcaaatgaagtaaggaggtatggcaataaataggccaatggtggcgaagtaattacaatttaacagtttgaactggagtgatatatgtgcagatgaggatgtgcaagtagaaatactggtgtgcaaaagagcagaaaaacaaatatggggtaaggtaggtagttggttggatgggctatttacagatgggctgtgtacagctgcagcgatcggtaagctgctctgacagctgatgcttaaagttagtgaaggagatataagtctccaacttcagtgatattttttttttttgcaattcgttccagtcatttgcagcagaaaACTTTAAGGAAAGGCGggcaaagtaggtgttggctttgggaatgaccagtgaaatatacctgctggagcgcgtactacgggggtgggtgttgctatggtgaccagtgagcggagctttacttagcaaagacttgtagatgacctggagccagtgggtttggcYacgaatatgtagcgaggaccagccaacgagagcatacaggtcgcagtggtgggtagtatatggggctttggtgacaaaacggatggcactgtgatagactgcatccaatttgctgagtagagtgttggaggctattttgtaaattacatcgtcgaggatcggtaggatagtcagttttacgagggtatgtttggcagcatgagtgaaggaggctttgttgcaaaataggaagctgattctagatttaattttggattggagatgcttaatatgagtctggaaggagagtttacaatctagccagacacctaggtatttatagttgtccacatattctaagtcagaaccgtccagagtagtgatgctaggcgggcgggtgtgggcagtgattggttgaagagcatgcattttgttttactagcatttttcagagcagttggaggccacagaaggagtgttgtatggcgttgaagtttgtctggaggtttgttaagtgtccaaagaagggccagaggtatacagaatggtgaggTGGATCAAGAGGtggaggtggatcaaagaatcacccgcagaaaGAGTGACATAATTTATATATAGAGAGAAGTGTCTTTGACCCCTCTCCCTGTGTAGGCATGCCAGACAAGCAGCGTGAGGACCTCCAGGAGGAGCTGATTGACATCATCCTGCGGGTGCTGGGAAGGAACACCCAGCTGCACTACTACCAGGGCTACCACGACATCGTGGTCACCTTCCTGCTTGTGCTGGACGAGCGTCTGGCCACCGCTCTGGTAGAGAAACTCTCTACGCACCACCTCAGGTGGGTCTTTGTCTGTTTTGGTGTTCCATTCACACAGGAGCTTGGCTTTAAAATGGGGGTTAAGTAGAAGGGGAATCCATTTTGAAAAGAGAACGTAGCCAGTTGCAATACAACCATTTGTTTTAGCTATTGTAGTGTGCCGGTTTAAATGACTGTGTAAACTGCACACAATTGGTCAGATGAGTCATCCTAAACAGTTGCTATTGGAGACGAGTCATCTTGAAGCATTTCATTTGAATTACACACACAGTACTACTTTCTATGTTTATGATTGGCAAACTGTCATGTTGATTCTCTAATCCTGGTTCAATTTGTCACGTTGTGGTCCTCTGCTGTTCCTTTACTGCAGGGACTTTATGGACCCCACCATGGACAACACTAAACACATCCTTAACTATCTGATGCCAATCATCGAGAGGATCAACCCAGAGGTGCATGACTTCATGCAACAGTAAGCATCTCTTCTCTTGTTCTGTTAGTACAATCAGTAGTTAGTCAAATAATTAATGAGCACAACTAATGAAGATACAATACCAGTAAGTAAAATTATGTTCCACTGAATGTGTCTCCAGGGCAGAGGTGGGCACCATCTTTGCCCTTAGCTGGCTCATCACCTGGTTTGGCCACGTCCTATCAGATTTCCGCCACGTTGTGCGGTTGTATGACTTCTTCCTGGCCTGCCATCCTCTGATGCCAATCTACTTTGCTGCTGTGGTGAGTGTCCTCTAAAGTGGAGCCCAACATaaccctctctttttttcttttctttgggGGCTAGATCATTCTTAGAGTTCAAATGTGCCTCACAAATCAAGTGTTTGcttatgaaaaacatatttttatttttgcagcaGAGCTTAGCTGACCACTTATGCTGTGCTCTTGTTTTTGGACAATAGCTTCTAAATTGCCCCTGAGGAGTTTGATAAAACTGTATTGAATTCAATAGATtcatagaccagggtttcccaaactttttgccctagcactaaacatctgattcaaataatcaaaccttgatgagttggttatttgaatcagctgtgtagtgatagGGKAAAAAKCAAAACGTACACCCAGGGGGGGCCTCAatacagagtttgggaaaccctggcatAGGCCATAGACCGCATGCTGTTAACGAGTTGTTGTATTGTGTGCGCACTGTTTGGTCGGTGTCTATTCCAGATTGTGCTGTACCGAGAGGACGAGGTGTTGGATTGTGAGTGTGACATGGCGTCGGTGCATCACCTCCTGTCCCAGATCCCCCAGGACCTGCCCTACGAGACACTCATCAGCCGTGCAGGAGACCTCTTTGTCCAGTTCCCCCCCTCCGAGCTGGCCAGGGAGGCTGCCCAACAGTACAGTCAACAGTAAGATTGTCTACCTCCTTTCTCGCTTGTCTCTTTTTGCCACGTAGTCTCCCATGSBccccccccccccccccacagatgCTTTACCTCCTATATCTCCTGTCTGTCTTTTGCTCTATTCGccccctccctctgctccctgctgttgAGTCACATTCCCTCAACACGCTCGGGTGAGATGGTGTGAACTGTCGCTTTAATAACCTGATACTAAGAGAATTCTGTCCCCTCCTTCTCATTAGCCTGTACAACTGTTACTATCATGTACTTATTCCCAYCATATTTAAACAATAACACATGAATTTTAACTTATACATACCCCAAGCtaaggtactgtatatttaggaAAATACATGTCCTTCCTTCTGATGTTTGTTCTCCTATACCACTAGTAGTATAGGTGAACTATAGAACTAGTTTGTTGTAGAAGTAACAAGGTTTGCCCCAAACAGCTGTGAATTCCCCTGCGTTATCCCAGCAGTAGCTGGCTGGTGTTAATGTTTTCCTTGGTCTCTCAGGACAGCAGCTTCCACCTTTAAAGACTTtgacctggtctcagagcagcaGCGGCCTGACTCAGTGCTGCGAAGGCGGCTGAGGGAGAAGCAGGCGCTGGAAGGAGCAGCTGCAGGGGCCATGGTGGCGACGGCACAACCCACTGTGGCCCGACGCTTCGTCCGACTGGCCGTCATGGGGCTCACTGTGGCCCTGGGGGCAGCCGCCCTCACCCTGGTCAACACAGCCCTGGAGTGGGTGCCCAAACTGGACTTGCATCTcttcccctgagagagagagcgaggggggactTGGAGGGAACAAGTGGGGGCTGACGTACAGACTTAAACAGGGCGGCTATTACAGCAGAAGACGTACACAAGAGGGAAAGAGAATATGGAGTTCTGTTCCCTATTATGAAGGACGAGAATGGAACAGAGACTTGACTGTTAACTTTGTCTTTAACTTATATTTGTAAATAAAATAACTGGATACTGATAAATGTTGTGCACAGAGGGATTAAGCTACTTATGTGATGGCAAGCGGCAACTATTAAGGCTTTGGGTTACTAGTTGAAGAGCAGTCACTGGGGTCGAAACTGCTGCCAATGAAGAGCGTGTGTGATTGTGTCCGAGATTTAACTCACCCTtgcccctatgtagtgcactgtatagggtgcCAATTcagatgctgtgtgtgtatgctatTCGGTTCAAGGGTGAGTTAAATGAACCTCTGAGCCTCACATGGGCCATGTTTGCACAAGGACAGAGTTCTCGCAAGCCCCCCMGGCCRGGTSRcccccccccccccctggcagATCAAGTCAAATTGCCTGCCCTAAGAACACGTCCTTTTCATTACTGTACCAAGACCAAATACTCCCATCTTTGTATGTTTAGCACTTCATTGTATCATTTTCTAAAGCATTAAGTtatgcacaaacacaccaccCATATTTATCATGGAGGACAATTTGCGTAAGTTATTTTCCATAGCATGCCTAAAATAGGTTAGCTTTGTGATCTCGGACAAAGCACCAATGGCACTGCCAGATATCCCATAAGCCCTGACTGGATCCCATGCTTTTATTGTACAATAATTAAATCCTATTTTGTTAGTTACACATGTCTTCACATTTCAGCAGAACTCATTATACTCACCAAATGGCTTGGTTGAAGAAATGACAAGGTTTTTGCACATTTAATTTTTAGCAATGTCACTTGAGCTTGTTGGCAGAGTTTTTTAAAAATGTGACGCATTGGACCTGCTCATTTGTTCAACAGAAATACATGTGTATAATCATGCGTAGTCGACTTGATTGCGACACAGATACTCAGTGGTGCCTATTTTGGATATCAAACAATACAGCTCCATCAGTCTTATTTGCAATAGATGGATTTTGTTGCACAGAAATGGCCTCATTCTGTATCATTGcactaaatgtttttttctgcCTTTTATGTTGATTTCTGTTATATTTGTCATGAgaataattaaaacatttacaagATCAAAGCAAATAAACTGCCTAGGTTGAGTGGACAATTGTATCTGTTTATTCCCTATGTGTTTATCGCTACCTTATACAGTATTTCTTTAGGGTCAATGCAGTCTATTTACGGTATATACAGTCTCTGCTTACACTAAGGGCTAAAAATGAATCTTCCAAGCAGTAAAAGTAGAACATCTCTTTTTTCATCAAGAAAAGTTGTTCTTTATTCCCAAAGTAAATCATGCTTTACATTCGTCAAACATTTTATTGTAGACATTGTGCTCTGCAATGGTATTATCCTTTTAAAAAAGTACTTAATGAACACAAGACTTGCATTATACTGCAGTGTTAAATATAAGAAATTGTCTACACTGAACAGATTGGCTGTAGTCATCAATGACAAAAATGTATGGCTTCTGCTTGGAGTGTTCAAACAAACACATCCAAGATCAGGCTGGAGGAATGGTCAAACCATACTACAGAAGTCATTTGATTGTTCATTACCACCTTTTGATAACAACTTATAAAATCTAACACAACAAATGAATGTTAAATACTCCATTACAGTTGTACATGCTCCGTCAAAAGGGAAATTAATCTGCTTGACTTGTTGCTGTGTATAGTTATCCCCGTTATAATATGTATCTTTTACAATGTCTAgtattgatgaattaaggtcatgACTAGCACTTTATGGAGACCCGTCTCAGTTTACTGCTTGAGTTAAACAATTAGCCAACATTGACATTTATTTTCTACATCAAAGACAATATTCAATATTCTTCCAGGGTCGGAGACTCTTGCCattcaacaaaaacataaacaaagaAAACAAGCATCTTGAATTTATATCACAACCTTGTTTTGTTCAAACGGAGTGTCCCCTGTCAGATAAAGGTGGTGATATGCCAAATTACAAATTATTTAGCATGTACAGTGCAAAATAATATCAATCTCCCAACTAGGTAATACAATTAGTGATATAGCAATGTCCTTTGAACCATCAATTAAACACTAGGATAATGTTATTCTGTTATGTTATTCTCATATCTGGAATCATCAGACACTCAATGGTGTTCAAAgttccaacaaaaacaataatataAAGTGCCTTTGGAAGTAAGACCAGCCAGTGTCTTCACAAAGAACTGAACATAATCCTAACAAGTTATGTGCACAACTCAAGGTTTTACACAAATCATCTCTTGACATCAGTGCATGAGTTTTTCAAAATCCAGGTTAGGATTGAACCCTTGCCCTGGGTTGACACGGGAACAGCACTCCCGCAGGATTCCTGTAGGAACGAGAGTGAAACTCCAGAGTTAAGTTCCGGACAGGTCGGGACAGGATCAACAGTCCACAGGAAGTACAGgaatcaattattatttttgttataaGTCGTTTTAGAAGGTCATATTGTTTAGATTTTTTMGGGCCCCTGTCCCTCCCATCAGTAACACGTGTTCTTCAGTCTTCAATCACTACCTTTATCAGCAGGCAGGCAtaaaacagtagctagctaaaggGTCTCTCATCTCGTGAGCGCTGAGCATGCGGTTAAAATGAGCAAGGGACAGGAGTGATTTGTATCGGGACAGGACAAGAAAGTAATAGAACTGTTATGGCGTTATATAATTGTTGCGGGATCAGTATAGTACGGGACAAAATTGACAGGATAAGACACAGGAATGAATTCTCACTCCCGTGTCAACCTCTAGTCGGgcccccccagatagcatatgaacacatcAGTTGGGAGCCCCCTGTAGGTCGGCGCCCCCAGACAGCGTATGAACACGTCGGTTATTGACCCTCAGGTGTTCAAGGCCCACCCAGATAGTATATGAACTCGTTGGTtatgggccccctggaggtcactgaaaccccagatagcatatgaacacgtcataaaccatggcaaaatgtgtagaattgcaggaaattaatttTAAAGAGCGACAGCCCCTAAAAAGCCACTTCTCGTTTTGAAAACTGCCTATGTGGCATCGAAATGAGAcataaacatttattctagtgtcaaaattgactacagtataaaatataataattttggtaataaagtcagtcttgtccaaaactgagatttgtAAGATGGTAGTAAAAATTGGTGTCACGGAATGAAGGGTACCCTAAcagttttccttgggttgggtttatttcaatgCTGCCaacagctggcagcacccaagtaatcatcaatttggGGAGCAGTTGCACGGGACCGATCGATCGTAACacccatggtcaatttggtttgacattcgatatacctatggggctagttagggaccatcagtaaattacaaaatatatatgggacaatattttttaaatgtcaatagtTCCAAATTTCAACGActtaacctcaaaccaactataaagtTCCTTCATAaaatgttcacaccccttgaattcttcccattttttttgttacagcctgaatataaattgattaaatttagattttgtgtcaatggcctacacacaatacccaataagWggaattatgtttttggaaatgtttacaaattcattaaaaatgacaagctgaaatgtcttgagtcaataagtattcaaaaataaataaataataataacttttttatggcaagcctaaataagttcaggagtcaaaatttgcttaacaagtcacataataagttgcatggactcactgtgtgcaataacaggttttaattttttctctgtaccccacacatacaattatctgtatggtccctcagtcgagcagtgaatttcaaacattatattcaaccacaaagaccagtgaggttttccaatgcctcgcaaagaagcaCACCTataggtagatgggtaaaaaacttaaaagcagacattgaatatcctttcagcaaggtgaagttattaattacactttggatggtgtatcaatacacccagtcactgtaaagatacaggcgtccttcctaactcattcgccggagaggaaggaaacctctcagggatttcaccatgaggccaatgggacTTTAAaacattacagagtttaatggttgtgataggagataactgaggatggatcaacaacattgtagttacaataaagcactaaagtgaaactgcaaaacatgtggcaaagaaatgaactttttgtcctgaatacaaagcgttatatttggggcaaatccaacacaacacatcactgaggaccacttttcatattttcgagcatggtggtggctgcattatgttatgggtatgcttgttttttaggataaaaataaactaatagagctaagcaaaggcaaaatcctttaggaaaacctggttttccaacaaacactgggagacaaattcacctttcagcaggacaataacctaaaacacaaggccaaacatacactggagttgcttaccaagacgacatgagtggcctagttacagttttgacttaaatcgtcttgaaaatctatggcaagacttaaaaatgtctgtctagcaatgatcaacaaccaacttgacttgaataattgttttaataataatgcgcaattattgtacaattcagctgtgcaaagctcttagagacttacccagaaaaactcacagctgtaattgctgccaattctaacatttattgactcaggggtgaatacttatgtaaattagatatttctgtatttcattttcaatacatttgcaaacattaaaaaatatatgttttcactgtcattatggggtattgtgtgtagatgggtgagaaaaaaatWatatttaatccattttgaattcaagctgtaacacaacaaatgtgaaataagtcaagggtaaATTGTATAAATTCATATAAAATAtttaaagcatttaatgagacaactaaaagatgtgcaacatgaaaatatagtTCCATTtatattgtgtaatttattgacggtccctaactagccccagagaTAGGCTATCTAATGTCCAACCAACTTTGCCACGGTCACACACCAGCCGGCTGaagctacactaccgttcaaaggtttggggtcacttagaaatgtccttgtttttgaaagaaaagcacatttttcgttcattaaaataacatcaaattgatcagaaatacagtgtagacattgttaatgttgtaaataactaaaacatggcaaaatgtgtagaattSTAGGAAATGTGCTGTTTTCCTGCCCTGTAATTGAGGATGGAAAATGAGTCATCCTTGCCTGGGTTTgtaccatagagaatgatagaggactcTTCTTGTATCTGTCCCATTTTGGTGTCTGTGCACACACGAGTAGTGCCAATGAGGCCAACTCCATTTTGAAGTGGTCCATTTTCTTATTCAACTACttctgagttggtaaacaaactgaaagggtccacaccgccacctggagtgtgttatttgaacaggtataaagccaaggttggcgatttactgccacctgcagttatggaatgtttgctcacaagcataattcattggctggtccctcctgatgacctggatggaattatgtaatccttccttaacccataagaagtcccacccagttgactacttcaaaatgataaaagtcctcaatggcgcagctcatgctaaaacaggcttttgggcACTCGAGTCCTCTATGATTCTTTATGGTGTGTCCCCATATGGACTACCCACCCAGCACTACGTTGAGATGGAGTGGGGCCCCTCAGTggcagttctggcatttagggtGGCAACGCACCCCATTGACTCAACATCAACAGCTTCCTGAGTTGTCTCTGAGTTGTAGCTCGTAAaaatcggttgcaacactcactaccgagttccaaactgcctctggaagcaacgtcagcacaataactgtttgtcgtgatcttcatgaaatgggtttccatgtagcagcagcacacaagcctaagatcatcattcgcaatgccaagcgtcagctggagtggtgtaaagctcactgccattggactctggagcagtggaaaagcgttctctggagtgatgaatcacgcttccccatctggcagtacgacggacgaatctgggtttggtggatgccaggagactGCTACCTACCtaaatgcataatgccaactgtaaagtttggtggaggaggaataatggtctggggctgtttttcatggttcaggctagcccccttagttccagttaatGGAAATCTTATCTTATC
It encodes the following:
- the LOC111970248 gene encoding TBC1 domain family member 20 isoform X1, with the translated sequence MKRSRSVGASSPLNGIGKQDGDSRRKRKVAEISQALNVTPVDVAALRRMAISEGGLLTDEIRCKVWPRLLNVPTDTLPEKPDDIERENNKDYNQVLLDVQRSLKRFPPGMPDKQREDLQEELIDIILRVLGRNTQLHYYQGYHDIVVTFLLVLDERLATALVEKLSTHHLRDFMDPTMDNTKHILNYLMPIIERINPEVHDFMQQAEVGTIFALSWLITWFGHVLSDFRHVVRLYDFFLACHPLMPIYFAAVIVLYREDEVLDCECDMASVHHLLSQIPQDLPYETLISRAGDLFVQFPPSELAREAAQQYSQQTAASTFKDFDLVSEQQRPDSVLRRRLREKQALEGAAAGAMVATAQPTVARRFVRLAVMGLTVALGAAALTLVNTALEWVPKLDLHLFP
- the LOC111970248 gene encoding TBC1 domain family member 20 isoform X2, giving the protein MWTDGDSRRKRKVAEISQALNVTPVDVAALRRMAISEGGLLTDEIRCKVWPRLLNVPTDTLPEKPDDIERENNKDYNQVLLDVQRSLKRFPPGMPDKQREDLQEELIDIILRVLGRNTQLHYYQGYHDIVVTFLLVLDERLATALVEKLSTHHLRDFMDPTMDNTKHILNYLMPIIERINPEVHDFMQQAEVGTIFALSWLITWFGHVLSDFRHVVRLYDFFLACHPLMPIYFAAVIVLYREDEVLDCECDMASVHHLLSQIPQDLPYETLISRAGDLFVQFPPSELAREAAQQYSQQTAASTFKDFDLVSEQQRPDSVLRRRLREKQALEGAAAGAMVATAQPTVARRFVRLAVMGLTVALGAAALTLVNTALEWVPKLDLHLFP